In Listeria cossartiae subsp. cossartiae, the DNA window GAGCTTCTTTTGCGAATACTTCGAATGATTTGCTTACTTTCATCAAAATTCATCTCCTATTAAAAGTTTAATAAGCTTTGCACACTTAATCTAGCATAGGTTATGTGAAACTTGCAATAAATAAAGTGGACATGTATAGATTTTCTTGCAAAGTGATTCTACAATAGGTAAAATTACTATTACAAAATAGTAGAAAGGAAATTTTATGGATGCTCATATAGAAAAAATACAAGATGTAATTGAATTAGTTAAAACGAGAAAATATAGCGAAGCAGAAAAGTTACTTTTTCATTTATACGAAGCATTTCAAACCGAGTCTCCAAAAAATATACCTGAAGTATATTTTAAACGAGATAGAATCGGCTATACTCGTTGGGAAAATACCGAATTAAATAAATTAGGAAAAATAATACAAAAAAACCTGATTTATCTTGATAAACAGGGAATGATTAAATCTGATATAGTGATTGCATATATTGAAGGTGCAGAGAAAATGAGCGAGTTAGAAGGAATGAAAACAACAGATAATTTAAAAGTGTTGACTGTATTACATGGTATTATGTATGCTTACTCCGCGTAATAATTAAAAACCGCCCAAACACTGGGCGGTTTTTGTATTATCTATTTTCTGCTTTATTATAAGCACCATGCCAAACAGGACCGATGAATTCGTTTAATGCGAATCCACCTTTGATAGCTGCAGTGACAAAATCTTTTGCTTTTGCAACTGCTTCTTCTACAGTTAAACCTTTTGCAAGACCAGCTGTGATTGCTGCTGCGAAAGTACAACCAGCGCCGTGATTGTGGCTTGGGGAAATTTTTTCTACTTCATAAATCGTGAATTCTTTGCCATCGTAAAGTAGGTCGATTGCTTTGTCGCTTTCTAGGGCTTTTCCGCCTTTGATAACAACGTATTTAGCGCCTAGTTCGATGATTTTTTTCGCTGCTGCTTTCATATCGTCTAATGTAGTTAATTTGCCAAGACCGGATAATTGGCCGGCTTCGAATAGGTTTGGCGTTGTGATTGTTGCTTTTGGTAGTAATAAGTCGCGGATTGCTTCAGCGTTTTCCGGTTGGATTAGTTCGTCTTCGCCTTTACAAACCATAACTGGGTCGATAACGACATTTTTTAAATCGTATTTGTCGATTGCTTCGCGGGTTGCTTTAATGATCTCAATCGAACCAAGCATGCCTGTTTTCATTGCGTCAACTGGGCCGCCAGAAAGGATTGTTTTTAGTTGTTCGCGAACAAGTTGCGCGTCAATTGGAGTAACGCCGTGTGCCCAGTTGTTGTCTGGGTCCATTGTTACGATAGTTGTGATGGCGCTAAAACCGTAAGTGCCGTACTCTTCAAATGTTTTTAAATCGGCTTGTAGACCAGCGCCGCCACTTGAATCAGATCCTGCAATAGTTAATGTTTTTTTGATTGTCATTCGTGTTTCCTCCTAAAAAATAAACTTTAGTCATTTGTTTCTAACATTTTATAAATGGCTGCTGCAACGCCGTGTTCATCATTGGAAAGTGTAACGTGTTTTGCTAGGTCTTTGACTTCTTCTTCGCCGTTCCCCATGGCCACACTATAACCAGCCATTTTTAGCATTGAAATATCATTCATATTATCTCCAATTGCAAACGTTTCATCAAGTGTTACGCCTAATTTTTCTACATAATATTGTAAGGAAATACCTTTTTGCGCCTCGCGGTGGGTGATTTCAATATTATCGGAAAAAGAAGAAGTGACAGATAGCTCAGAATCTTTTTCAAGTTTTTGTTTGGCTTTTGCAAGCACGTCTTTATCAGAAGAGAAGGAGATGAATTTTAGAATAGTTAAATCTTTATTGCCTAAAATGCGCTCTACATCTGGAATTTCGTGGACGTCTTTGGATTCAAAACGTTCTTCCACTTTGTCCATAATGGTTTCTGCTGGAACATCTGGGTGGATGCGTTTGTGCATTTCAATCATAAATTCTTTGCCACGGGCTTTGTCTGTTGTGATTGGGCCCATGTCCGTGAAAAATTCGGTATACATTCCTAGTTCAGTCAGGGTGTTATAAGTGTTGCGCGCTAAGTTTTTATCAATCGGATGTTGTAAAATAATTTTGCCATGTTCGTCACGAATTTCAGCACCATTCATGCAAATTGCCGGTGCGTATAAATTGGCTTTATTAATTAACCCCATCGCATCGTCATACATACGTCCGGTACAAAGAACGAAATGAATTCCTTTGGCGCGGGCTTTTTCGATTGCCTCGACGTTTTCTTGTGCAATCTCGATATCAGAGTTAAGTAGTGTGCCATCCATGTCTGAAGCAATAACTTTAATCATAATATTAAATTCCTCCCCAATTTTACCTACTTCACTAGAATATCATTTTTTTAAGAAAAATGCACAAAAGGTAGCTGCGCGTAGTTTTTTGGCTGGTGCGATTACTTTACTATATTTATGTGAGTCATTTGGTTATAATGAATAAGAATAAAACGTGGATAGGATGTGTCAGGATGAAAACAGAACTAGAAAAGATGATTGCAGGAGAAATGTATGATCCTAGCGACAGAGAGCTTGCACACGGAAGAAATCGTGCGCGTAAGTTCTGCAGAGAGATTAACGATACAATGGATTCAGCGTCTCGTTCCAGTGTGTTAAAACGTCTTTTTGGTGGCACAAAAGAAAATGTTTATGTCGAACCAGATTTT includes these proteins:
- a CDS encoding Cof-type HAD-IIB family hydrolase, producing the protein MIKVIASDMDGTLLNSDIEIAQENVEAIEKARAKGIHFVLCTGRMYDDAMGLINKANLYAPAICMNGAEIRDEHGKIILQHPIDKNLARNTYNTLTELGMYTEFFTDMGPITTDKARGKEFMIEMHKRIHPDVPAETIMDKVEERFESKDVHEIPDVERILGNKDLTILKFISFSSDKDVLAKAKQKLEKDSELSVTSSFSDNIEITHREAQKGISLQYYVEKLGVTLDETFAIGDNMNDISMLKMAGYSVAMGNGEEEVKDLAKHVTLSNDEHGVAAAIYKMLETND
- the pdxK gene encoding pyridoxine/pyridoxal/pyridoxamine kinase — its product is MTIKKTLTIAGSDSSGGAGLQADLKTFEEYGTYGFSAITTIVTMDPDNNWAHGVTPIDAQLVREQLKTILSGGPVDAMKTGMLGSIEIIKATREAIDKYDLKNVVIDPVMVCKGEDELIQPENAEAIRDLLLPKATITTPNLFEAGQLSGLGKLTTLDDMKAAAKKIIELGAKYVVIKGGKALESDKAIDLLYDGKEFTIYEVEKISPSHNHGAGCTFAAAITAGLAKGLTVEEAVAKAKDFVTAAIKGGFALNEFIGPVWHGAYNKAENR